CGTCAACCCTTGCGGGCCGACTGGGCCGGGCAACTCAACGAACTGATCCCTCGCCTGGATACCTGTGACTGGTTCTATCTGTTGCAGTCGGGTGACCAACTGCGTGACACGGCATTGCTGGTGCTGGCCGAGCGGATCGCCAACACCCCGGCCATGCTCTGCGCCTACAGTGACGAAGGCGCATTGCTTGATGGTCAGTCAACCGAACCGGTGTTCAAGCCCGACTTCAACCTCGATTTGATGCGTGCCTACCCTTATGTCGGGCGCTCGCTGGCCTTTTCCCGCGAGCGTTTCCTGAGCGAGGGAGGCTTCGATTGCGCACGTGGCGAGCTGGCGCCCCAGGATCTGTTGTGGCGGCTGGTGGAAAATGTGGGCCCGCAAACCATCGAGCATATTGCCGATATCCAGATCGAGTCCGAGTTCCCGTTCGCAAAGTGGTTGTCCCGGCCCCAGGTCATCGAAGCCAGTGAGGGGCTGGTCGCTGCGCACTTGCAGCGCATCGGCGTGCAGTACCGGATCCGCCATGATGATTTGCCCTTGCTCAATCGCATCGACTATCAGCACGGTGCGCGGCCGCTGGTGTCGATCATCATCACCTGCGGGGATTCGCTGCCGGCCTTGCAGCGTTGCGTCGAAGGCCTGATCGAGCAGACCGCCTACAACCATTACGAGATCCTGCTGGTGGCTGCCGGCAGTCGCGACCCGGACATGGCTGACTGGCTGGCGGCCATGGGGCAGTTGGGGGGCAACATGCTGCGGGTCTTGCCTTATGCCGGCCCCGCCAACCAGGCGGCCTTGACCAACAGCATTGCGGCCCAGGCTCGCGGCGACTACCTGCTGTTGCTCAGCCACGACACACGGATCTGCACCAGCGACTGGCTGGACGAGCTGCTCAACCAGGCCCAGCGTCCGGAGGTGGCTGTCGTGGGGGCGCGCATCCTTGCTACCGATGGCTCCATCCTGCATGCCGGGCAGGTACTGGGCATGTCTGGGCCCGTGGGCTCGCCGTTCATCGGCGAAGCACTGGGTGCCCGTGGTTATATGCAGCGTCTGCAGGTGGTGCAGAACTGGAGTGCGGTCAGCCGCGACTGCCTGATGATCCGCAAGGACGTGTTCGACAGTCTGGGCGGGCTGGATGAACAGAGTTTCGGCGCTGACCTGGGTGAAGCCGACCTGTGCCTGCGCGTCGATCGCGATGGCTACCTGGTGGTCTGGACCCCCCACGCCACCCTGATGCTGGCCCCGGCGTTGGCGCCACCGCAGGCGCCTGAGCAGCAGCAGATGCAGGAGGCTGAACAGGAGCGCTTCTACCGTCAGTGGCTGCCGAAGATCGCTCGCGATCCAGCCTACAATCCGGCCCTGAGCCTGGGGTTCTCCAGTTTCAGCCTGGAACCCAGCCTGCGCAACAACTGGAACCCGTTCTGCTCACGAGCCTTGCCGCTGGTGCTCGGCTTGCCGGTCAACAGCAGCGCGGTCGGGCATTACCGGGTCACCGGGCCACTGCGTGAGCTGGAAGCTGCAGGCAGGGTCATCGCTCGGGTGGCATACGAATCTCCGACCACCGTGGAAATCGAGCGTTTGTCGCCCGATACCATCGTGCTCCAGGGGCGCTACAGCGACGGCGCGGCCAGCGACATTCTGCGAATGAAGAAGTACTCCAGTGCGTTGCGGGTCTTCGAACTCGATGATTACGTGGTCAGCGCGCCAAAGAAAAACAGCCATGCTCGCAACAAGCCGGCGAACATCGAGCAGATGCTGCGCGACGGCATTGCCCTGTGCGATCGGCTGGTGGTCACCACTCAGCCGCTGGCGGATGTCCTGTCGGACATGCACAGCGATATCAGGGTAGTACCCAATATGCTCGCCCCTGAGCCCTGGGCGGGGCTGAGCAGCCGTCGCGGTACTTCCAGCAAGCCGCGGGTTGGCTGGGGT
The DNA window shown above is from Pseudomonas protegens CHA0 and carries:
- a CDS encoding glycosyltransferase, producing the protein MSQAPLVSIVIPAFNPRFFSQALESALAQTYQPLEIVVCDDSPGDEIQQVVQGLSEPAHPVRYLRNPQPLGLQKNLLRCVKEARGELIKVLCDDDRLFAPSIALQAQVLIEHPEVNLVFALRVFNDEGNSILPPRIENCRFAPLDVLLKGDDMLAIFEGTRKNFLGNFSAALMRRADVLEVLPALIHKGAGFVALLDLALFICLMRRGNLAALSTVLSCERLYQGRFSRTPQVLKAVATEWEWLLRMLSERSGESAPAAGWVRYVELARAAEQPRPWRELGVLHVLGNRSAVVNGRVGGESQSYEEFYQQWLAARCLSAAEQRLLPQRIESWPRRVRIVPIVMDLAGDGAALERTLGSLAGQLYPAETIVVLSTAAGTAGEAVLRQPLRADWAGQLNELIPRLDTCDWFYLLQSGDQLRDTALLVLAERIANTPAMLCAYSDEGALLDGQSTEPVFKPDFNLDLMRAYPYVGRSLAFSRERFLSEGGFDCARGELAPQDLLWRLVENVGPQTIEHIADIQIESEFPFAKWLSRPQVIEASEGLVAAHLQRIGVQYRIRHDDLPLLNRIDYQHGARPLVSIIITCGDSLPALQRCVEGLIEQTAYNHYEILLVAAGSRDPDMADWLAAMGQLGGNMLRVLPYAGPANQAALTNSIAAQARGDYLLLLSHDTRICTSDWLDELLNQAQRPEVAVVGARILATDGSILHAGQVLGMSGPVGSPFIGEALGARGYMQRLQVVQNWSAVSRDCLMIRKDVFDSLGGLDEQSFGADLGEADLCLRVDRDGYLVVWTPHATLMLAPALAPPQAPEQQQMQEAEQERFYRQWLPKIARDPAYNPALSLGFSSFSLEPSLRNNWNPFCSRALPLVLGLPVNSSAVGHYRVTGPLRELEAAGRVIARVAYESPTTVEIERLSPDTIVLQGRYSDGAASDILRMKKYSSALRVFELDDYVVSAPKKNSHARNKPANIEQMLRDGIALCDRLVVTTQPLADVLSDMHSDIRVVPNMLAPEPWAGLSSRRGTSSKPRVGWGGGTSHTGDLEVIADVVRELASEVEWVFFGMCPDALRPYVHEFHPAIGLQAYPLKLASLNLDLALAPLEFHIFNDCKSNLRLLEYGACGYPVICTDTEAYRGFLPCTRVRSNTTEEWLQAIRMHLSDPVASYRMGDELREAVRRDFMLGPDNLQHWMWGWLAD